A region from the Triticum urartu cultivar G1812 chromosome 1, Tu2.1, whole genome shotgun sequence genome encodes:
- the LOC125531593 gene encoding pentatricopeptide repeat-containing protein At4g01030, mitochondrial-like — protein MAQAISLPALPTPHHHHHYVAPRSPRPSRGAYSPSLLRAELPLSAALRVGDDSSFRDARFLLSLLRQCGDLLHGEDEKSPEEERTDLAAARRLAPQLHSLAVRAGHATREPHVACALADLLERLGRGASGRRLLAEGDGEDWKDAVLWNKQVAMLAEAGDWDGAIAAFREMRARGVAADGYACARALHACGRAGRPREGRAVHAHALRAGLVDAHPLVPGFLAGMYAEGADVAAAKTVLLRTAGAGVVAWNAVIACCVRLGLVDDALELAERMARDAETSAVADPTLITWNTVLSGCARHGRDREALAVVGRMLEQGLSPDAATVSSLLKSVANSGSLDHGTEVHCFFLRHGLAPDAYTGTALVDMYAKCGRLDLAQRVFDGLEHRNLATWNSLVAGHANAGQFDRALELVEAMKRHRLDPNVTTWNGLITGYAINGLSSQAMLLLRQIKSAGVAPNVVSWTSLISGSCHSGDYQSSFTFFSEMQQDGVQPSLVTMLVLLRACAGLAHLNKGKELHCFALRRAYDGEVVVSTALVDMYAKAGSLTSAKRVFGRVQGKNLVCCNAMLTGLAVHGQAHEAAALFHDMWRSGLKPDGITFTALLTACRSMGLVTEAWEYFDDMEAKYGVAPTAEHHACMVDLLARRGYLDEAMAFIERSPAEPGASSWGALLTGCAIHGNLDLAESAARHLFRLEPHNSANYLAMMSMYEQHQMFDEAESLKYAMKARGVDARPGWSWTQVGRSVRVFEVDGGSPPHPETPEIYEEMSRLVSQIRMVGYVPDTGCIAYDVPEEEKERLLLCHTEKLAVVYGLIRSDKSGAPVRVVKNTRMCRDCHEVIKHVSALCGRQIILRDASRFHHFVDGKCSCDDYW, from the coding sequence ATGGCGCAGGCCATCTCCCTCCCCGCGCTCCCCActccccaccaccaccaccactacgTCGCGCCTCGCAGCCCGAGACCCTCGCGCGGAGCCTACTCGCCGTCCCTCCTCAGAGCCGAGCTCCCCCTCTCCGCCGCGCTACGAGTCGGGGACGACTCCTCGTTCCGCGACGCCCGGTTCCTGCTCTCCCTGCTGCGCCAATGCGGCGACCTGCTCCACGGCGAGGACGAGAAGTCTCCGGAAGAGGAGCGCACCGACCTGGCTGCGGCCCGGAGGCTCGCGCCGCAGCTGCACTCACTGGCCGTGAGGGCGGGGCACGCGACGCGGGAGCCCCACGTGGCGTGCGCGCTCGCGGACCTCCTCGAGCGGCTGGGCCGCGGCGCCTCGGGCCGAAGGCTTCTGGCCGAGGGGGACGGCGAGGACTGGAAGGACGCGGTGCTGTGGAACAAGCAGGTGGCGATGCTGGCTGAGGCGGGGGACTGGGACGGCGCGATCGCCGCGTTCCGGGAGATGCGGGCGCGCGGGGTGGCCGCCGACGGGTACGCGTGCGCGCGGGCGCTCCACGCGTGCGGCCGCGCCGGGCGCCCGCGGGAGGGGCGGGCCGTGCACGCGCACGCGCTCCGGGCCGGGCTCGTCGACGCGCACCCGCTCGTCCCTGGGTTCCTCGCCGGCATGTACGCCGAGGGCGCCGACGTGGCCGCGGCGAAAACGGTGCTGCTTCGGACGGCCGGCGCTGGCGTTGTCGCGTGGAACGCGGTGATCGCCTGCTGCGTCCGGCTCGGGCTGGTGGACGACGCCTTGGAGCTCGCGGAGCGCATGGCGAGGGACGCCGAGACGTCGGCGGTGGCTGACCCCACGCTGATCACCTGGAACACCGTGCTCTCCGGCTGCGCGCGCCACGGCCGCGACCGGGAGGCGCTCGCCGTCGTCGGGAGGATGCTGGAGCAGGGCCTGTCGCCGGACGCCGCCACCGTGTCCAGCCTGCTCAAGTCGGTGGCCAACTCCGGCTCCCTCGACCACGGCACGGAGGTCCACTGCTTCTTCCTCCGGCACGGCCTCGCGCCGGACGCGTACACGGGGACGGCGCTGGTGGACATGTACGCCAAGTGCGGCCGCCTCGACCTCGCCCAGAGGGTGTTCGACGGATTAGAGCACCGGAACCTGGCCACCTGGAACTCGCTCGTCGCGGGGCACGCGAACGCCGGGCAGTTCGACAGAGCGCTGGAGCTCGTGGAGGCCATGAAGCGGCACCGGCTCGACCCGAACGTGACCACCTGGAACGGGCTGATCACCGGGTACGCCATAAACGGGCTGAGCTCGCAGGCGATGCTGCTGCTCCGGCAGATCAAGTCCGCCGGCGTGGCGCCCAACGTGGTCTCCTGGACCTCACTGATCTCCGGGAGCTGCCACAGCGGCGACTACCAGTCCTCATTCACCTTCTTCTCCGAGATGCAGCAGGACGGCGTCCAGCCGAGCCTGGTCACCATGCTGGTCCTGCTCCGTGCCTGCGCCGGCCTCGCCCACCTGAACAAGGGCAAGGAGCTGCACTGCTTCGCGCTGCGGCGAGCCTACGACGGCGAGGTCGTCGTCTCCACGGCGCTCGTCGACATGTACGCGAAGGCCGGGAGCCTGACGAGCGCCAAGAGGGTGTTCGGCCGGGTCCAGGGCAAGAACCTGGTGTGCTGCAACGCGATGCTCACCGGGCTGGCGGTGCACGGGCAGGCGCACGAGGCGGCGGCGCTGTTCCACGACATGTGGCGGTCGGGGCTGAAGCCGGACGGCATCACCTTCACGGCGCTGCTCACCGCCTGCCGGTCCATGGGCCTGGTCACCGAAGCGTGGGAGTACTTCGACGACATGGAGGCCAAGTACGGCGTGGCGCCAACAGCCGAGCACCACGCCTGCATGGTCGACCTACTGGCCCGGCGCGGGTACCTCGACGAGGCGATGGCCTTCATCGAGCGGTCGCCGGCCGAGCCCGGAGCGAGCTCGTGGGGCGCGCTCCTCACCGGCTGCGCGATCCACGGCAACCTCGACCTCGCGGAGTCCGCGGCGAGGCACCTCTTCAGGCTGGAGCCGCACAACTCGGCCAACTACCTGGCGATGATGAGCATGTACGAGCAGCACCAGATGTTCGACGAGGCGGAGAGCCTCAAGTACGCCATGAAAGCAAGAGGAGTGGACGCGAGACCAGGGTGGAGCTGGACACAGGTCGGCCGGAGCGTCCGCGTCTTCGAGGTCGACGGCGGGTCGCCGCCGCACCCGGAGACGCCGGAGATATACGAGGAGATGAGCCGCCTGGTGTCGCAGATCAGGATGGTGGGGTACGTGCCGGACACCGGCTGCATCGCCTACGACGTCCCCGAGGAGGAGAAGGAGCGGCTGCTGCTCTGCCACACCGAGAAGCTCGCCGTCGTCTACGGGCTGATCCGGTCGGACAAGAGCGGGGCGCCCGTTAGGGTGGTGAAGAACACCAGGATGTGCAGGGACTGCCATGAGGTGATCAAGCACGTTTCGGCTCTGTGTGGCCGGCAGATCATCCTCCGTGATGCCTCTCGGTTCCACCATTTCGTCGACGGCAAGTGCTCCTGCGACGACTACTGGTGA